The Thermomonospora curvata DSM 43183 DNA segment CAGAGGCCGCGCAAGGCCGGGTGCGAGCGGTGGCCGAACCCGGCGGCCGAATCCGGTCACTGACCGTGCAGGCGCGGGCAATGCGCTCGCCGTCCCAGGAATTGGCCGAACACATCGTCACCGCGGTCAATAACGCACTGGACGACCTGCAGGCCAAAACCCGACGCGAAACCGAAATCGTGGAAATCGACCAGCGGCGGCTGGATGAACTGCGCGAGTCGGCCATGCGTCAGAGCGCCGAGTTCATGCGTTCGGTCAGCGACATGATCAACTCGATTCAGCCGAGGTGAGACCGTGGGGCGGGAACTGCAGACGCGCACCGGCACGCTGCGAAGCGCCGGCGAGCAGCTCCGCCAGGCCGGGCAACAACTCGACGCCGACTACAAGGCGCTGCTCGCCCAAGTGCAAGGGCTGGGCGGGGTGTTCGGCGAAGACATGATCAGCGCCCTGATCAAAGCCTCCTATGAGTCGGCCGTGGACGTGGCCACCGACTGCTTCACCTCAGCCGCCGAAGGCTATGCCGACTTCGGCGCCGGACTGCTGAAGATGGCCGGCCACCTGGACGACACCGAGGCCGAAAACGTCTCCGGCATCAATCGGCTCGGCAACCAGGCGCTCTGAGAGGACGACGGCAAGTGGGGCTGGTACTTCCCGCACAGCTCGCCGGGCTGCTGGAGGAGCTCGGCTACATGTGGCCCAACACCGATGAGGTCAAGCTGTTCCAGATGGGCCAGGCCTGGATGGAGCACGGCGGCAAGGTCTCCACCGTCGTCCAGCAGGCCGACCAGGCCGTGCAGACCGCGCTGTCGGCCAACCGGGGCCAGGGCGTGGAGGCGTTCCAGGCCAAATGGAACGCCGAAGACTCCGCCCACCAGGTCGCCCAGGACGGCGTCACCGGCGCCCGCGTGATCGGCGCGGCGCTGTTGGCCTGCGCAGCGATCGTCATCGCCTTGAAGATCACAGTGATCATCCAGCTGACGATCCTGCTGATCCAGATCATCCAGGCCATCGCCGCCTCGGTGGCCACCTTCGGCGCCTCCCTGGCCTGGATCCCGGTGGCCAAGAAGCTGGCCGACATGGCCATCAACTTCGCCATCAGCCGGGCGATGGAGGCCATCCTTGGCTCCTAAGGGCGGCGGGGCGGCGGCCCGGGCGGTCACCGGCATCGTCGGCAAGGCCGCCGCCCGGGTCATGTCCCGCATCGCCGGCAAAGCCACCCGCGCCGGTGTCCGCCGGAGCGGCCGGCAGAGCGCCCGCCAGGCGAGCCGACTCGGAAACCGCCTCCGCAACCTGCGCAACCGCCTCACCGGGCGCCGCAACGCTGCGGGTGGCGACACCACCAAACCCCTCGACGGCCGCCACGCGACCAAGGACCCGATCGACGTCGCCAGCGGTGAGGTCTTCCTCAACCAGATCGATCTCGAACTGCCGGGTGTGCTGCCGCTGGTGCTGGAGCGCACCCATGTCTCCTCGTTCCGGACGGGCCGGTGGTTCGGGCCGGGCTGGTCCTCCACGCTCGATCAGCGGCTGGAGGTGGACAATCTCGGGGTCTGCCTGGTCACCACCGAGGGCCGGATCCTGACCTATCCGATCGGGGTGTACGGGCAGCCGGTCTGGCCGCTGAAAGGCGAGCGCTGGCCGCTGATCATCGACGGCGACTCCTACACCGTCCACCAGCCGCAGACCGGCACCACGTTGCACTTCGCCCCCCAGCCGAACGCCGGCATCCCGGGCGAGGCGGTCGCCGTGCTGCCGATCAAGGCGATCAGCGACCGCAACGGCAACCGCATCGACTTCGACTACGACGGCCAGGGCGCCTTGGTGCGCATCCGCCACTCCGGCGGTTATGTCATCGACGTCGATACCGACGACGGTCTCATCACCGCTTTGCGGATGGGGGAGACCGCCCTCAAGACGTTCGACTACGACGAGGCGGCCAACCTCACCGAGGTGGCCGGTCCCACGGGAGCGCCGACCCGGTTCGACTACGACGAGGCCGGCCGCCTGACCCGCTGGACCGACACCAACGGCAACTGGTACGCCTACACCTACGACGAGCGGGGCCGTGCCATACGGGGCACCGGCTCGGGCGGCTACCTCAACGTCGCCCTCGAATACCACGACGACCGCACGGTTTTGACCGACTCCCTCGGTCACCGCACCGTCTACCACTTCAACGAACGGCGCCAGCTCGTCGCCGAGACCAACCCCCTTGGGGCGGTCACCCGCTATGAATGGGACGACAACGATCGGCTGCTGACGGTCACCGACCCGCTGGGACGCACCGTCCGCTACACCTACGACGAATTCAGCAACATCACCTCCATCACCCGTCCTGACGGTGCCGTCACCACCATCACCTACAACGATCAGTGCCGCCCGACACAGATCGTCGAATTCGACGGCGCCATCTGGAACTCCACCTACGACGAGCGAGGAAATCTCCTCACCCAAACCGATCCCACTGGCGCCGTCATTCGCTGCACCTACGATGAGCGGGGCGCGCTGACCTCTGTCACCGATCCCGCCGGTGGCACCACCCGTATCGAGTGCAATCCGGCTGGCCTGCCCATCGCCGTCACCAACTCACGCGGTGGCGTAACCCGCTACCGGTACAACCCACTCGGCCGGATCACTGAGCTGGTCGATCCCATCGGCGGTGTTTCCACCTTCACGTGGACACCCGACGGCAGGCTCACTTCCCGCACTACCCCTGATGGGGCGAGCGAACACTGGTCTTATGACCATGAGGGAAACCTGGTCGAGTACACCCGGCCCACCGGGCAGACCACCCGGTGGGAAATCGGCCCCTTTGATCAGCCGATCGCCTGGATCGGACCGGACGGGGGCCGTCTGGAATTTGCGTACGACACCGAGCTCCGGCTGACCTCCGTCACCAATCCCCAGGGGTTGGTGTGGCGCTACGCCTACGACGTCGCCGGCAACCTCATCTCCGAGACCGACTTCAACGGCCGCGTCGTACATTACGCCTACGACGCAGCCGGCCAGCTCACCACCTATACCAACGGTGCGGGGCAAGTCACCGCCTTCACCCGTGATGTCCTGGGCGCCATCGTCCGCAAGGACGCCGGCGGCGAGATCACTACCTTCACCTATGACCGTGCCGGACGGCTGGTACGGGCCGTTAACACCCACGCCGACCTGCGCCTGGAACGCGATCTGCTGGGCCGGGTCACCGCCGAGATCTGCAACGGCCGCGTTCTGAGGTGGACTTATGACGAGGTGGGGAACCGGGTTCGCCGCCGCACTCCCTCCGGAGCCGAGAGCGTCTGGACCTACGACCCGGCGGGCCTGCCGCTCAGCCTGACCACCGCCGGCCAGGTCATCACCTTCGAACATGACGCGGCAGGCCGCGAAGTCCGCCGCCGGATCGGCACCGGGGTCATCCTCGACCAACAGTGGGACGCCGTCCACCGCCTGACCTCCCAAGCCCTCTGGGGCGCCCCCGCCTCCCCAACGGCTCAGCCCAGGCTGCTGCAGCACCGCACCTACTCCTACCGGCCCGACGATTACCCGATCGCCATCACCGATCGACTGTCGGGACATCGCGCTTTTGAACTGGACGCTGTCGGACGCATCACCGCCGTTCAGGGGCAGGGAGGGAACGAGCGGTACACCTACGACAGCGCGGGCAACATCATCCACGCCCTCTGGCCCACCGACGGCGACCCTTCTGCTCTTTCAGCCGATGCCGCCGGTGAACGCAGCTATACAGGGGTCCGCATTCGCCGTGCCGGTCGCATTCACTATGAATACGACGCCCAGGGCAGAGTGGTGCTGCGCCGCCACGCCCGCCTGTCTTCAAAGCCGCTGATCTGGCGCTTTTACTGGAACGCCGAGGACCGGCTCACCTCTGTCCAGACACCCGACGGGCACTGGTGGCGCTATCTTTACGACCCTCTCGGCCGGCGTATCGCCAAACAGCATCTCGCTCCCGACGGGAAGACCCTCCTGGAACAGATCGACTTCATCTGGGAGGGGCCCTCGATCGCCGAACAGATCCATTACGCATGGTCGGCGGGGCAACTCTCTGCAGACCATGTCACCACCTGGGACTATGAGCCCGGGACTTTCCAGCCTCTTACTCAAAGTGAGCACATCACCTCCGGTGCTTCCCAGCACGGAAGGGCGGTTCGCCGTTTCCATGCGATCATTGCAGATCTCGTCGGAACTCCCGTCGAACTGGTCGCTCCCGACGGGAGCATTTCCTGGCGATCCCACGCCGCCGTATGGGGGGCTCCTTACGTTTCCCGGGCGGATCAGATCAGCTGTCCTCTTGGTTTCCCAGGGCAGTACTATGATTCTGAGACCGGCCTTTACTTCAACTATTTCCGTTACTATTCTCCCTTTGATGGCCGGTATCTCAGCCCGGATCCCTTGGGGCTGAGCCCTCAGCCCAACCCTTATATCTATGTCATTAATCCGTTTGTCTGGGCGGATCCTTTCGGGCTCTATCCTCACCGGCAAGGAAAGGAGCCTCGTTATGGCTCACACGAGCTGAGTCGAAAAGTTATAGATTACCGTGTTGAAAACCCAAATGTATTGCCGAAGCAAAATGTTGCTCTCTATCGGGTTGAGGTGCCAGGTGAGAGGCCGGGTGAGACGATTGTGCGGGATCTTTTTTTGCGAATGAGCGGCGGGGGAAGCATTCCGAGAAAATTGCTGATGAATATCTTACTGCGCATGGTATAGACCCTAGTTGGGTAAAGGCGATCTACTCGGAGAGAAATTTTTGTACTACCCCAGGCCATGAATGTGCAGGACTTGTGAGGAAGTATGCTAATGCCGAACTTTACTGGACTTTCGACCGTTATGAGGAAGGGTATGCGCCAAGTATTATCCGCAAGGCGGTAACTGATGCTTTTATGAGTAGGAAGCGGGTATCGTCTAACTTCAGCTAAGGATTTCTCTGTCAGTCGATTTCACCGAGATGGTTAATGGCCTGAGAGAGGAAAAAATCCTAGTAGGAACGTGGGTGGGATAGCAGTAGGACGACATACAGGACTGATGCCGTCTTTACCTGGTGTGAGGGTATCAGTTGTGGCCTGCTGGGTGCACTGCCCCTTAGTAAGAAGTGGGGCGATGTGGAAGTGTGCTCCTTAGCAGCGAGAGAATCTTAGTCTCCTACCTGCCATATCTTCGCGGTGCTGTCGTCGCTTGCGGTGGCGAGGGTGGTGCCGTCCGGGCTGAATGCCACAGATCCGACTGTGTGCTCATGTTCGGTGAGTGTGGTGATGAGGTGGCCGGTCTTGGCATCCCACAGCTTCACGGTCGCGTCGAAGCTTGTGGTGGCAAGGACGGTGCCGTCCGGGCTGAATGCCACGGATCCGATTATGTGTCTGTGTCCGGTGAGTGTGGTGATGAGGTGGCCGGTTTTGACATCCCACAGCTTCACAGTCTTATCCTCGCTTGCGGTGGCGAGGGTGGTGCCGTCTGGGCTGAAGGCCAAGGCGCCAAAGCTAAAATCTTCGTCCCCGGTGAGTGTGGTGATGAGGCGGCCGCTCTCGACCTGCCACAGCTTGACGGTCTCGTCGTGACTTGATGTGGCGAGAAGGGAGCCGTCCGGGCTGAAGGCCACCTCTACGACGAGGTCCTCGTGCCCGTCGAGTGTGGTGATGAGCTGGCCGGTCTTGGCTTCCCACAGCTCTACGACGCCGTCGGCGGTCGCCGTGGCGAGGATGGTGCCGTCCGGGCTGAAGACCACCCAGAAGACCGCCCAGTCATGTTCGCGGAGTGTGGTGATGAGGTGGCCGGTTTTGGCCTGCCACAGCTTCGCAGTGCCGTCGCCCCCGGCAGAGGCGAGAACGGCACCATCCGGGCTGAAGGCCACCGAGCGAACCCACCCCTGGTGCTCGGTGAGTGTGGTGATGAGGTGGCCGGTTTTGACATCCCATAGCTTCACAGTCTCGTCGCGGCTTGCGGTGGCGAGGGTGGTGCCATCTGGGCTGAAGGCCACCGAGAAGACACAGCCCCTGTGTCCGGTGAGTGTGGTGATGAGCTGGCCGGTCTCGACCTGCCACAACTTCACAGTCTCGTCCTCGCCCGCGGTGGCGAGAATGGTGCCGTCTGGGCTGAAGGCTATCGGGCCGACCCAGCCTCTGTGCCCGGTGAGGGTGGCGTGGAGACGGAGCTTGCCGTAGTCGATACCCATCCGATTCCCCAATGCATCGGATCAGACGATGGTAGTGAGTTGCCCCGGCGAAAGGGGAACGCATTTCTATCATGGCGCCTTCGGGCGGCAGGGTGACACCGCCGAGCCGAACCAGGAAGCGTCTTCCCTAGCCTATGAGGCCTTCGGTGACTGTTGCGCTCACCGCCGGCCTTGGGGCCCGCCCCATGCATTGACCGGGATTCACTTCCTGGCATGAAGGTAGAGACAGGACCAGCACCCTCCTTACCAGGCGTAAGGATATCGGCCAGGATTCGCCGGGGTCGTCTCCTCCTTTGATGAGAAGCAGGGTGGCCTGAAGGAGAGCTGCTTTCCACTGGGAGAACCTCAGTCTCCTACCCGCCATATCTTCGCGGTGCCGTCGTCGCTTGCGGTGGCGAGGGTGGTGCCGTCCGGGCTGAAGGCCACGGATCCGACTGTGTGCTTGTGTTCGGTGAGTGTGGTGATGAGCCGGCCGGTCTCGACCTGCCACAGCTTCACGGTCGCATCGTCGCTTGTGGTGGCGAGGGTGGTGCCGTCCGGGCTGAATGCCACGGATCCGATTATGTGTCTGTGTCCGGTGAGTGTGGTGATGAGGTGGCCGGTTTTGACATCCCACAGCTTCACGGTCTTGTCGTGATTTGCGGTGGCGAGGGTGGTGCCGTCTGGGCTGAAGGCCAAGGCGCCAAAGCTAAAATCTTCGTCCCCGGTGAGTGTGGTGATGAGGTGGCCGGTTTTGACCTGCCACAGCTTGACGGTCTTGTCGTGACTTGATGTGGCGAGAAGGGAGCCGTCCGGGCTGAAGGCCACATCCGTGACGAGGTCTTCGTGCCCGTCGAGTGTGGTGATGAGCTGGCCGGTCTTGGCCTGCCACAGCTCCAGGACGCCGTCGGCGGTCGCTGTGGCGAGGGTGGTGCCGTCCGGGCTGAAGACCACCCAGAAGACCGCCCAGCCATGTTCGCGGAGTGTGGTGATGAGCCGGCCGGTTTTGGCCTGCCACAGCTTCGCAGTGCCGCCACCCCCGGCAGAGGCGAGAACGGCACCATCCGGGCTGAAGGCCACCGAGCGAACCCACCCCTGGTGCTCGGTGAGTGTGGTGATGAGTTGGCCGGTTTTGACATCCCACAGCTTCACAGTCTCGTCGCGGCTGGCGGTGGCGAGGGTGGTGCCGTCTGGGCTGAAGGCCACCGAGAAGACGTAGTCTCTGTGTCCGGTGAGTGTGGTGATGAGCCGGCCGGTCTCAACCTGCCACAACTTCACAGTGCCGTCCTCGCCCGCGGTGGCGAGAATGGTGCCGTCCGGGCTGAAGACCACCGAGTCGATCCAGCCCCCGTGCCCGGTGAGGGTGGCGTGGAGACGGAGCTTGCCGTAGTCGATACCCATCCGATTCCCCAATGCATCGGATCAGACGATGGTAGTGAGTTGCCCCGGCGAAAGGGGAACGCGTTCCTATCATGGCGCCTTCGGGCGGCAGGGTGACACCGCCGAGCCGAACCAGGAAGCGTCTTCCCTAGCCTATGAGGCCTTCGGTGACTGTTGCGCTCACCGCCGGCCTTGGGGCCCGCCCCATGCATTGACCGGGATTCACTTCCTGGCATGAAGGTAGAGACAGGACCAGCACCCTCCTTACCAGGCGTAAGGATATCGGCCAGGATTCGCCGGGGTCGTCTCCTCCTTTGATGAGAAGCAGGGTGGCCTGAAGGAGAGCTGCTTTCCACTGGGAGAACCTCAGTCTCCTACCCGCCATATCTTCGCGGTGCCGTCGTCGCTTGCGGTGGCGAGGGTGGTGCCGTCCGGGCTGAATGCCACAGATCCGACTGTGTGCTCATGTTCGGTGAGTGTGGTGATGAGGTGGCCGGTCTCGAACTGCCCACGACGGAGAATCACAAGACCCGTATTTATCGAAAGACATGCACGCCATGACCTACCGGGTTCCTTTCGAGACGATTCTGCAAGGGCTGCGCGAGCGCCTGGATGAGGAAGACCTCGCCGAGGTGTGTGACCTGCTCATCTGGCGGACCCCGGACAACGGGGCGGAGCTGCTCGACGTCTGCGAAAAGTGGCTGCGGAATGGGACGGCCGAGGAGGTGTCGGCCGCCCTTGCCGTCAACGGAGGGATCCACTTCCAGACAAGGGACGAGCGGGAGCGAGAAATGCGAGCAGTTGCCGAGCGTTTTCCGCAGTTCCGGGAACGTGTTGAGCGAATCCTCCGTGACTGGGACGAGAAGCAGAAGCCACGTGCGGTACGCGAGGTCCTCCAGGACGGTTCCCCGCCATCGCGCGTGGCCTACAGATACCGCATTACCGAGGAAAGGCTTCGTGCCTGGATCGACGAATATCTTCGGGAGAATCCCGCATCGGACGCACCGTCATGAGCTGCTTTCGGGTAGGTCCTGGATGATGACGTGTTCAGAAAGCAGGAAGGGGCGCTTGCGCTCGAGAGAGTTGGGCCTGCTGAAAGAGACTGAGCAGGTCGCGTGGGTTATTGGCGATGCAGAGGAGCGGGCGGGTGCGTTAGAGAGCGTCGTTAAGGGCATGGCGCTTCATGAAGTCGCCGCGGCTGAGCGCATTGCTCGGAGTGTTCCTGAGAAGGGTCGAGCAGGGGCGTTGCTGAGGGGCATCGAGGGCGCAGTTGGACATGACCTGGATGGGGCTGAACGGTTCGCCCGAGCCATGCCTGTGGGCAAACAACAGGTGCTGGCCTTATGGTGGGTCGGTCGCTCATGAGCTCGGTACCGGAGAGCCTGTGCGGGCGTTGCGTCTGTTGGAGGAGGCCCGGCACGTTGCCCGTTCTCTGCGTGATGACAGGGAACGGAAGGATGCGCTGTATGAGATCGCCAGGGTGCTGGTGCGGTATACCCCCGATGACGTCGTCGAGCTCGCCAAGAGCATCACCCGTCCCGGCAACCGGAGCTTGGCGCTGCGGGACGTCGCCGAGGCGGTGACGGAGCAGATCCGGCAGCGGCCGAACGTATCGTGCACGACCTCACCGAAGGGGCCATGAAGAGAACCGGCGACTGATGTTGCAACGGGTCGCCGAAACGATGGCTGACCTGCATGATGTGTCCGAGGGAGCGCATCTTGCGAACGCCATCGAGGATGAAGAGAAAAGGCCGCGGGGCCGGCGTAGGTCGTCAGGCTGGCCGCTTCTTGGGATCCGGACGCATCGCATGCACCATTCCCGTCCAGAAGGAACAGGCCTACGCGCTGTGGTTTGTGTTGGATGTTCCGACCAAGCGGGATGCCTCTGAGGCCGGGCCTGTCGCCAGAGCGTCCCGGATGACGATCCGGAACAAAGGCTGTGGCGGGTCGCTCTCGTCCTGGCCCGACATGACCAGGCGAAGGCCGGACGGCGGGCCCGTATGTTGTGCGATGGCATCCATCGGTCCTCGGCGTTTCGCGCCATCGCCGAGACGGTGCTCGAACGCGACCAGGCGCTGGACTGTCCGTCTGCTGGCCGAGGCCGAACGGATCGCCTGCGGCATCACCGAGCACCTTGAGGTGATGGTCTGGGCCTGGCGGACATCGCCGAAGTACTGCTCCAAGGGACGGACGCCTGACGGCCGGCCCAGCCTTTGTGCCCGGTGAGGGTGGTACGGAGACGGAGCTTGCTGTAGTCGATGCCCATCTGATCCTCCAGTGCACCGGATCAAACGATGACGGTGAGGATTCTTCAGCGAAAGGAGGGCGCGTCCCATCATGGCGCCCGCTGCCCGGAAGGCTGGTGCAGCCGGCCCGAGTCCTGGAGGGCATCTGCCCGCACCGGTGGAAGCGCCTTCGGATCCGCTTGCCGACCGGTAGGGTCTGTTGCTTGTCGAAAGTGCGTACACCATGGCCTACCAAGTTCCTTTTGAGACGGTTCTGCGGGGTCTGCGTGAGCGTCTGGATGAGGAGGACCTCGCCGAAGTGTGCGATCTGCTCATGTGGAGAACCCCGGACAACGGGGCGGAGCTGCGCGACGTCTGCAAGAACTGGCTGCGGCACGGAACGGCCGAGGAGGTGTCGGCCGCCCTCACCATCAATGGCGGGACTTACTTCCGGACGAGGGACGAGTGGGAGGCCGAGCTGCGCGCGGTCGTCGATCGTTTCCCACAGTTCCGGGAACGTGTGGAGCGGATCCTCCGTGATTGGGACGACAGGCACAAGACTCGGGCGGCGCGCGAGGCCCTTCAGGGCGGCGCCTCACTGTCGTTCGTGGCCGATGCTTATGGCATCACCGAAGAAAGACTCCCGCCTGGATCGACGAATACCTTCGCGAGAACCCCGCTCCGGACTCTCAGTCATGAGCCGCTTCCCAAGCCGCGCCTGAGCAGGACTTGAAGCTTGGCCTGCGGGGTCAGGATGGAAGGCCCGCATCGTCCCAGGGGAGCGGCGGTATTGCGGTGACCTGGTCACTTCATCGAGAATTTCGGTGGAGTTCATCTTGCGCCGGTGCCGATGGGGCAGTTCCGAAGGATCAGCATGCCCTCCACGGCTCCATGCCCTGGTTCCCGTCCCAGGCACTTGAGACCGCGCTTTGAAAGATGCTCTCGCATCGGGCCGGAAGCCACCACCCGGCGCCAGGGGCGCGGAGAGCGACAGGCTCTTCTGCGGCTTTCAATGCCCGAGACGGGGGGTACGAAGTCTCGGCTGGTGTCGGGGCCGTTGGCGTCCGGAGAACTTTCGCGCAGGTCGTGGAGCGGGCTGGAGCGTGGGCGTGGCCTCTCGGTTCCGGGACGTTCCCGCTGAGGCCGAGTGCTCGAGGCCGGTTCCTCCCTTCGGCGCGAGAAATGCCGGTGGCGGTTGCCATACTGCGCGCCATGGATGATCGTGATGCGCTGGCCGGGCTGGATGAGGTCCCTTGGGGGGAGCTGGAGCACGCCTACGGTTCCGCGGAGGATGTGCCGGGACAGTTGCGGGCGTTGCGGTCCCCGGCGTCCGGCGAGCGGGGGCAGGCCCTCAACGAGCTGTACGGCAACATCTTCCACCAGGGCAGCCGGTATGAGGCCAGCGCGTATGCCGTCCCGTTCCTGGCGCGGCTGGCCTGTGAGCCGGGCACGCCGCAGCGGGACGAGATCGTGCTGCTGCTGTGCGGGCTGGCGATCGGATACGACGACACCCTGCTGCCGGAGGGTTTGAACGTCGCCGCGTGGCGGGCCGAGGTCGAGAAGGCCTGCGCCACCAGCCCGGCTGAGGCGCTGCGGGAGCTGGACCGGTGGGTGGAGGCCGCCGAGGACCGGGGCGAGCGCGGGGTCCGGGAGTTTCAGCGGTCCATATACGACCACGAGCAGACGATCCGCTGTATGCGGGCAGAACTGGCCGCCTATGACGCGGTGCGGGCCGAGCTGCCCCGGCTGCGCCCCCTGCTGACCGCGGACGATCCCCGCCTGCGGGCCGCCACCGCGTACTTGCTGGGCTGGTTCCCGGAGGAGGCCGCCGCGTCGCTGGCGGCGCTGGAGGAGATGGCGGCCTCCGAGACCGTGCCCGCCGTCTTGGCCAACGCGTTCGTCTCGGCGGGGCTGCTGTCGGGCACGTCCTTGATCCCGCGGCTGCGGGAGGGCTTGGACCACCCTGATCCGCTGTCGCGCTGGGGCGCCGCGGTGGCCCTGGCCCGCCTGGGGCAGGACGACCCGCGAGTGGTCGCCGTGCTCACCGCCGCGCTCGTGGACCTGCCGCCCAACGCGCCTAAGGAGGTGCATTTCCTGGACGGCGACACCCGTTCTCATGCCGCTTTGACCTTGGCCCGGCTGTCCGGCCGGCTGTCCCCGCAGGCCGTGGACGCCGTGCTGGACTCCATGGAGCGGTCCTCCCTGCCGCTGACCAACGAGATGATTCAAGCGACGTGCCGCCTGGTCTTCCCCGATGGCCCGCTCCGCCCGCTGCCTCCATTCCCGGAGCTGACCGGGCAGCAGCAGCGCCTAGTGCGGTTCCTGGCCGATCGGGACCCGGAGAGCTGGCGCTGGTACTCGTTCGTCCAGATCCTGCGCGCCTGGAACCTGCCCGACGGTCGCACCGGATGCCGCGCCTACGCGGGCCTGCCGTCGTGATTTCCGCCGGGCTCACCGGCCGGGCCAGGGGAGGAACTCGGCCAGCAGGCCCGCGGCGGCGCCCAGGAGCAACACCCCTGAAAACCCCAGTAGGCGCCGGTACCACCGGCGGTTCAGCCGTTGCCGTACCGAGCCCAGTAGCAGCGCCAGCACGACCTTGCTGCCCACCAGCATGAGGTAGAAGCCGACCAGGAAGACCGCTCCGGTTGCCGGCTCGCGCTGCCAGGCGGTGGTCAGGATCGGGCCGCCGATGCTCATCCAAAACAGCCATGGGTGCGGGCTGAGCAGGTTGACGATCACCCCGTGCCACAACGCTGCCGAGGGCGGCGGCTCGTCTTTTCCGGACGGTTGGGGAAGGTCGGTGCTGCGGGCCTCCTGCAAAGTGGAGGCCCCCAGTTTCAACACGAACAACCCGCCGGCCACGCCCGCCGCCGACAGTACCCACCCGGGCGCCAAGCTGAGCACCGTCACCGCCAGCACGATCACCGGCAGGTCGGTGACCAGCGGTGAGGCCGCCACCCGCACTCCACCGGCCGGGCCGCTGCGCACTGTCGTGGAGATCACCAGCGCCAGCAGCGGCCCCGGGCTCACCCCTGCGCTCAGCCCGAGCGTCAGCCCCAAGACCAATTCCCGCACTGCAATCC contains these protein-coding regions:
- a CDS encoding DUF6531 domain-containing protein, translated to MAPKGGGAAARAVTGIVGKAAARVMSRIAGKATRAGVRRSGRQSARQASRLGNRLRNLRNRLTGRRNAAGGDTTKPLDGRHATKDPIDVASGEVFLNQIDLELPGVLPLVLERTHVSSFRTGRWFGPGWSSTLDQRLEVDNLGVCLVTTEGRILTYPIGVYGQPVWPLKGERWPLIIDGDSYTVHQPQTGTTLHFAPQPNAGIPGEAVAVLPIKAISDRNGNRIDFDYDGQGALVRIRHSGGYVIDVDTDDGLITALRMGETALKTFDYDEAANLTEVAGPTGAPTRFDYDEAGRLTRWTDTNGNWYAYTYDERGRAIRGTGSGGYLNVALEYHDDRTVLTDSLGHRTVYHFNERRQLVAETNPLGAVTRYEWDDNDRLLTVTDPLGRTVRYTYDEFSNITSITRPDGAVTTITYNDQCRPTQIVEFDGAIWNSTYDERGNLLTQTDPTGAVIRCTYDERGALTSVTDPAGGTTRIECNPAGLPIAVTNSRGGVTRYRYNPLGRITELVDPIGGVSTFTWTPDGRLTSRTTPDGASEHWSYDHEGNLVEYTRPTGQTTRWEIGPFDQPIAWIGPDGGRLEFAYDTELRLTSVTNPQGLVWRYAYDVAGNLISETDFNGRVVHYAYDAAGQLTTYTNGAGQVTAFTRDVLGAIVRKDAGGEITTFTYDRAGRLVRAVNTHADLRLERDLLGRVTAEICNGRVLRWTYDEVGNRVRRRTPSGAESVWTYDPAGLPLSLTTAGQVITFEHDAAGREVRRRIGTGVILDQQWDAVHRLTSQALWGAPASPTAQPRLLQHRTYSYRPDDYPIAITDRLSGHRAFELDAVGRITAVQGQGGNERYTYDSAGNIIHALWPTDGDPSALSADAAGERSYTGVRIRRAGRIHYEYDAQGRVVLRRHARLSSKPLIWRFYWNAEDRLTSVQTPDGHWWRYLYDPLGRRIAKQHLAPDGKTLLEQIDFIWEGPSIAEQIHYAWSAGQLSADHVTTWDYEPGTFQPLTQSEHITSGASQHGRAVRRFHAIIADLVGTPVELVAPDGSISWRSHAAVWGAPYVSRADQISCPLGFPGQYYDSETGLYFNYFRYYSPFDGRYLSPDPLGLSPQPNPYIYVINPFVWADPFGLYPHRQGKEPRYGSHELSRKVIDYRVENPNVLPKQNVALYRVEVPGERPGETIVRDLFLRMSGGGSIPRKLLMNILLRMV
- a CDS encoding WD40 repeat domain-containing protein; protein product: MGIDYGKLRLHATLTGHRGWVGPIAFSPDGTILATAGEDETVKLWQVETGQLITTLTGHRGCVFSVAFSPDGTTLATASRDETVKLWDVKTGHLITTLTEHQGWVRSVAFSPDGAVLASAGGDGTAKLWQAKTGHLITTLREHDWAVFWVVFSPDGTILATATADGVVELWEAKTGQLITTLDGHEDLVVEVAFSPDGSLLATSSHDETVKLWQVESGRLITTLTGDEDFSFGALAFSPDGTTLATASEDKTVKLWDVKTGHLITTLTGHRHIIGSVAFSPDGTVLATTSFDATVKLWDAKTGHLITTLTEHEHTVGSVAFSPDGTTLATASDDSTAKIWQVGD
- a CDS encoding WD40 repeat domain-containing protein; this encodes MGIDYGKLRLHATLTGHGGWIDSVVFSPDGTILATAGEDGTVKLWQVETGRLITTLTGHRDYVFSVAFSPDGTTLATASRDETVKLWDVKTGQLITTLTEHQGWVRSVAFSPDGAVLASAGGGGTAKLWQAKTGRLITTLREHGWAVFWVVFSPDGTTLATATADGVLELWQAKTGQLITTLDGHEDLVTDVAFSPDGSLLATSSHDKTVKLWQVKTGHLITTLTGDEDFSFGALAFSPDGTTLATANHDKTVKLWDVKTGHLITTLTGHRHIIGSVAFSPDGTTLATTSDDATVKLWQVETGRLITTLTEHKHTVGSVAFSPDGTTLATASDDGTAKIWRVGD
- a CDS encoding WD40 repeat domain-containing protein, which produces MILRRGQFETGHLITTLTEHEHTVGSVAFSPDGTTLATASDDGTAKIWRVGD
- a CDS encoding transposase; this translates as MHAMTYRVPFETILQGLRERLDEEDLAEVCDLLIWRTPDNGAELLDVCEKWLRNGTAEEVSAALAVNGGIHFQTRDEREREMRAVAERFPQFRERVERILRDWDEKQKPRAVREVLQDGSPPSRVAYRYRITEERLRAWIDEYLRENPASDAPS
- a CDS encoding HEAT repeat domain-containing protein, which encodes MDDRDALAGLDEVPWGELEHAYGSAEDVPGQLRALRSPASGERGQALNELYGNIFHQGSRYEASAYAVPFLARLACEPGTPQRDEIVLLLCGLAIGYDDTLLPEGLNVAAWRAEVEKACATSPAEALRELDRWVEAAEDRGERGVREFQRSIYDHEQTIRCMRAELAAYDAVRAELPRLRPLLTADDPRLRAATAYLLGWFPEEAAASLAALEEMAASETVPAVLANAFVSAGLLSGTSLIPRLREGLDHPDPLSRWGAAVALARLGQDDPRVVAVLTAALVDLPPNAPKEVHFLDGDTRSHAALTLARLSGRLSPQAVDAVLDSMERSSLPLTNEMIQATCRLVFPDGPLRPLPPFPELTGQQQRLVRFLADRDPESWRWYSFVQILRAWNLPDGRTGCRAYAGLPS
- a CDS encoding LysE family translocator, with protein sequence MRELVLGLTLGLSAGVSPGPLLALVISTTVRSGPAGGVRVAASPLVTDLPVIVLAVTVLSLAPGWVLSAAGVAGGLFVLKLGASTLQEARSTDLPQPSGKDEPPPSAALWHGVIVNLLSPHPWLFWMSIGGPILTTAWQREPATGAVFLVGFYLMLVGSKVVLALLLGSVRQRLNRRWYRRLLGFSGVLLLGAAAGLLAEFLPWPGR